In Vespa crabro chromosome 7, iyVesCrab1.2, whole genome shotgun sequence, a single window of DNA contains:
- the LOC124425675 gene encoding neither inactivation nor afterpotential protein C isoform X5 has product MLDENVLIRRCLEKNPDNRPFMAEIIEHPFLAELPENDYLLTQEIKALAMDVLEKGKAGRQPEAIVRKNLLKTHQTNPPEAMFTEDLAALEVLTEDAILDELQERLQQGHFHTFVGDILLILNPNEDYDIYGAQDHTKYQCKSRSDNAPHIYSIADSAYQDVLHNEEPQHILFAGESNSGKTTNMLHAIEHLMFLGKSLQDTGARLMKALKVIHVFSNAATPLNPNSTRCVLQTQTTYGSSGKASGAIFWLYQLEKWRVSTRDKNQSNFHIFYYFYDGLDAAGKLRQYNLPSGRRMRYLRIGEKGNERKRSFKVRNDPDGNVTRFGVMKENLKIMEMEEYFDTMWKILAAILLLGEIRFVEDSNGEAEMDSNETANKVAELLGLDQKKFSWALINYCLIRKGAAIRKKHTCEEAREARDVLANTIYQRFVDWLINMMNLKFTVTRTLFGDKYSISVLDLFGFECFAVNRIEQLFVNTTNEQMQCHYNQRIFAWEMQEQEEEDIKVQKFHFYDNKDAIDRLMEKDNGLFRIIDDASRQLQDVQYIFEKIKQEIQGTHIKQISSHEFTIAHYTGKLVYDASEISEKNRDFVPPEMIETLRHSSFDVVKDMFTNKLTKAGNLTIVVDKQKTEEEKKMPKSKWGAIIQENIKLRKYNTASKGQYSQTRKMRTCAATFRSTSLEILKSLLVGGGNGGIHFVRCIRADLEGIPQGFYRDVVRQQIRALAVLDTAKARQRGYPYRITFQEFLRRYKFLAFDFDENVEITKDNCRLLLVRLKMEGWIIGKTKVFLKYYNEEYLSRLYETQVKKIVKVQCMMRAFLARKNIASKVINLKKQVVKKVSIRKKEPSMDMTQEEAALMIQKAYRGHIVRKEMTPLLKGDMEQETKDFIKFYSSKWRSKSIFQVLLRYRAARYQDLVQFSQQVHLFNQAIAGTLEATNERVPLDKIDPGIKASTYLGQMKPPQVHKLPFDIYHDMPYFDTSYMNNPTGKKKSAGSMSTSVSDDEHEPWDAPLRRQTVPWPNSNVRTRDVEVQTTNSPHHVAQQDPSGSEGQSLINTPFSRDPNVPVRCPPEDSNRAKAGNVESQLPAIDHSPARSSNAHNPHSNNYENTGSIRSKKNAPPPPIPPFGQVSPVPPSRSYDVPNSEARARNNFDSGNDWEFDDKVNRNTSAVASNRVNPIHELQMLGRKHSNDDGEDQPPFNFQAMLRKTPHQRASMKRTSVYDSYAPSPSPYGHPISREEHYESNVVYRSGGSRRDSSEWSPNEMIRMSEKYGREGAWSAGGDRNDAGDVSESVTTELAPGIVVEGYVSEL; this is encoded by the exons ATGCTCGATGAGAACGTGCTCATTCGCAGATGTCTAGAAAAAAATCCTGACAACAGACCGTTCATGGCCGAAATCATTGAACATCCTTTCCTAGCAGAATTACCGGAAAACGATTATTTG CTGACCCAAGAAATTAAAGCATTGGCTATGGACGTTTTGGAGAAGGGCAAAGCGGGTAGGCAGCCGGAAGCGATCGttcgaaaaaatttgttaaag ACTCATCAAACCAATCCGCCGGAAGCGATGTTCACCGAGGATCTTGCAGCCCTCGAAGTTTTGACGGAGGACGCGATCTTGGACGAGTTGCAGGAGAGACTACAGCAGGGCCACTTTCATACGTTCGTCGGGGACATTCTTCTCATACTAAATCCCAACGAGGATTACGATATTTACGGAGCTCAG GATCATACGAAGTATCAATGCAAATCACGTTCCGACAATGCACCTCACATTTACTCCATCGCAGATAGCGCTTATCAAGACGTCCTTCACAACGAGGAACCTCAACACATTTTGTTCGCCGGCGAGAGTAATTCGGGCAAAACGACCAACATGTTGCATGCCATCGAACATCTCATGTTCCTCGGAAAG AGCTTGCAAGACACCGGAGCTAGATTGATGAAAGCTTTGAAGGTGATTCATGTATTTAGCAACGCCGCGACACCTCTCAATCCAAACTCGACGAGATGCGTGCTACAGACACAAACGACGTACGGTTCCTCCGGGAAAGCATCCGGAGCGATATTTTGGCTCTATCAATTGGAAAAGTGGCGCGTTTCGACGCGCGACAA GAATCAAtcgaattttcatatattttattacttttacgaTGGCCTCGACGCGGCTGGAAAATTAAGACAATACAATCTTCCAAGCGGAAGGAGAATGCGATATCTTCGAATCGGCGAAAAGGGAAACGAACGAAAGCGATCGTTTAAAGTAAGAAACGATCCCGATGGAAACGTAACTAGATTCGGAGTTATGAAAGAGAATCTAAAAATCATGGAGATGGAGGAATACTTTGACACGATGTGGAAGATATTAGCGGCCATCTTGTTACTCGGAGAAATTAGATTCGTCGAAGATAGTAACGGTGAGGCCGAAATGGATAGCAATGAAACGGCAAACAAAG TCGCGGAATTGCTCGGTCTGGATCAAAAAAAGTTTTCTTGGGCTTTGATCAACTATTGCCTAATTAGAAAAGGAGCGGCCATTCGCAAAAAGCATACGTGCGAGGAGGCAAGAGAGGCAAGGGACGTCTTGGCGAATACGATTTATCAACGATTCGTCGATTGGCTCATTAACATGATGAACCTCAAATTCACGGTGACTCGTACTCTTTT CGGTGACAAGTACTCCATAAGCGTGCTCGATCTCTTTGGTTTCGAGTGTTTCGCGGTGAATCGCATCGAACAATTGTTCGTGAATACCACCAACGAACAGATGCAATGCCATTACAATCAACGAATATTCGCATGGGAAATG CAAGagcaagaagaagaggataTAAAGGTACAAAAATTCCATTTCTACGACAACAAGGACGCGATCGATCGGCTGATGGAAAAGGACAATGGATTGTTTCGCATTATAGACGACGCATCGAGACAACTCCAGGACgttcaatatattttcgaaaagataaaacaagaaatacaagggacacatataaaacaaataagcTCGCACGAATTTACCATAGCCCATTACACCGGGAAACTCGTTTACGACGCGAGCGAGATCTCCGAGAAAAATCGCGACTTTGTTCCGCCGGAGATGATCGAAACACTGAGACATTCCTCTTTCGATGTCGTCAAAGATATGTTCACGAACAAGCTAACGAAAGCTGGTAATCTTACGATAGTGGTGGATAAACAGAAAacagaggaggagaagaaaatgCCGAAAAGTAAATGGGGAGCTATCATACAAGAGAATATAAAACTTagg AAATACAACACTGCTTCGAAGGGACAATATTCGCAAACTCGCAAGATGAGAACCTGCGCGGCGACATTTCGATCCACCAGTCTCGAAATTTTGAAGAGCCTCCTGGTGGGCGGTGGAAACGGTGGTATACACTTCGTCAGATGCATTCGTGCCGATCTCGAGGGTATACCACAAGGTTTTTATCGCGACGTAGTCAGGCAACAAATCAGAGCATTGGCCGTATTAGACACCGCCAAGGCTAGACAACGAGGCTACCCATACAGAATAACCTTTCAGGAATTCCTTCGAAG ATACAAATTTTTGGCCTTTGACTTTGACGAGAACGTAGAGATAACTAAGGACAATTGTCGACTGCTTTTAGTAAGATTAAAAATGGAAGGATGGATCATCGGGAAAACTAAAGTATTTCTAAAGTATTACAACGAGGAATATTTATCGCGATTGTACGAGACCCAAGTGAAGAAAATCGTCAAGGTACAATGCATGATGAGAGCGTTCTTGGCGCGCAAGAACATTGCGAGCAAAGTCATCAACCTGAAGAAACAAGTTG TGAAGAAAGTGTCGATAAGGAAGAAGGAGCCGTCGATGGATATGACGCAAGAGGAAGCAGCGCTGATGATACAGAAAG CATACAGGGGCCACATAGTGAGGAAGGAAATGACTCCGTTGCTGAAGGGGGATATGGAACAGGAGACGAAGGACTTCATCAAATTCTACAGCAGCAAATGGAGGTCGAAGAGCATATTCCAAGTCCTCCTACGTTACCGTGCAGCCCGCTATCAAGACCTCGTGCAATTTTCGCAACAA GTACACCTGTTCAATCAAGCGATAGCGGGGACGCTGGAAGCGACGAATGAACGAGTACCCTTAGATAAAATCGACCCTGGCATTAAAGCATCCACATACTTAGGCCAGATGAAACCACCCCAAGTTCACAAGCTACCCTTCGACATTTATCACGATATGCCATACTTCGATACGAGTTATATGAACAATCCCacggggaaaaagaagagcgCAGG ATCCATGTCGACCTCGGTGTCTGACGACGAGCACGAGCCCTGGGACGCGCCATTAAGGAGACAAACGGTGCCTTGGCCCAACAGCAACGTTCGTACCAGAG ACGTCGAGGTTCAAACGACGAACTCGCCACATCACGTGGCGCAACAAGACCCGTCGGGCAGCGAGGGACAGAGTTTGATCAACACTCCGTTTTCCAGGGACCCGAATGTCCCGGTCCGATGTCCACCGGAAGATTCGAACCGGGCCAAAGCCGGCAATGTCGAATCCCAGCTACCCGCGATCGACCATAGTCCCGCACGATCTTCTAACGCTCATAATCCTCACTCA aataattacgaGAATACTGGGTCAATACGCTCTAAGAAGAATGCACCGCCTCCTCCTATTCCACCGTTCGGCCAAGTGTCACCAGTCCCGCCGAGTCGCAGCTACGACGTTCCCAACTCGGAGGCTCGAGCTAGAAATAATTTCGACAGCGGAAACGATTGGGAATTCGATGACAAAGTTAATCGGAATACCAGCGCCGTCGCAAGCAATCG TGTGAATCCGATACATGAGCTGCAAATGCTGGGTCGTAAGCACAGCAACGACGACGGCGAGGATCAACCACCATTCAATTTTCAg GCGATGCTAAGGAAAACTCCGCATCAACGTGCCTCGATGAAACGTACCAGCGTTTATGATAGTTACGCTCCTTCGCCCTCTCCATACGGGCATCCGATCAGTCGCGAGGAACACTACGAATCCAACGTCGTTTACAGAAGCGGCGGAAGCCGGAGAGACTCCTCCGAATGGAGTCCCAACGAAATGATAAGAATGTCGGAGAAGTACGGTAGAGAAGGTGCCTGGTCTGCTGGTGGAGATCGCAACGATGCCGGCGACGTCTCCGAGAGCGTTACTACCGAACTAGCTCCTGGAATCGTCGTCGAAGGCTACGTTTCCGAACTCTAA
- the LOC124425675 gene encoding neither inactivation nor afterpotential protein C isoform X3 — MDEYDYDGRGRSAGAGRRPGKSRDPEEEDDFVIREKNTSDHGTLQRLDSMQDPEKRYALKEVIGSGVCGDVYEAIDQQAGNKKVAIKIQKLTPETQALIVEEYRVLRDFAGHPNLPDFYGIYRRRSGKKTEYDKIWLVMELCEGGSVMDLVRGLIASNKKMREKHIAYILKEVIKALIHLHENNVIHRDVRGSNVLLTKEGEVRLIDFGLSRMIKGELGRRNSCIGSPNWMAPEVVTSKTGGSDSGYGSRVDVWAIGIMAIELADGRPPFQDMHPTRALFQIVRNPPPTLYRQSNWSQNFNDFISECLEKNPDNRPFMAEIIEHPFLAELPENDYLLTQEIKALAMDVLEKGKAGRQPEAIVRKNLLKTHQTNPPEAMFTEDLAALEVLTEDAILDELQERLQQGHFHTFVGDILLILNPNEDYDIYGAQDHTKYQCKSRSDNAPHIYSIADSAYQDVLHNEEPQHILFAGESNSGKTTNMLHAIEHLMFLGKSLQDTGARLMKALKVIHVFSNAATPLNPNSTRCVLQTQTTYGSSGKASGAIFWLYQLEKWRVSTRDKNQSNFHIFYYFYDGLDAAGKLRQYNLPSGRRMRYLRIGEKGNERKRSFKVRNDPDGNVTRFGVMKENLKIMEMEEYFDTMWKILAAILLLGEIRFVEDSNGEAEMDSNETANKVAELLGLDQKKFSWALINYCLIRKGAAIRKKHTCEEAREARDVLANTIYQRFVDWLINMMNLKFTVTRTLFGDKYSISVLDLFGFECFAVNRIEQLFVNTTNEQMQCHYNQRIFAWEMQEQEEEDIKVQKFHFYDNKDAIDRLMEKDNGLFRIIDDASRQLQDVQYIFEKIKQEIQGTHIKQISSHEFTIAHYTGKLVYDASEISEKNRDFVPPEMIETLRHSSFDVVKDMFTNKLTKAGNLTIVVDKQKTEEEKKMPKSKWGAIIQENIKLRKYNTASKGQYSQTRKMRTCAATFRSTSLEILKSLLVGGGNGGIHFVRCIRADLEGIPQGFYRDVVRQQIRALAVLDTAKARQRGYPYRITFQEFLRRYKFLAFDFDENVEITKDNCRLLLVRLKMEGWIIGKTKVFLKYYNEEYLSRLYETQVKKIVKVQCMMRAFLARKNIASKVINLKKQVVKKVSIRKKEPSMDMTQEEAALMIQKAYRGHIVRKEMTPLLKGDMEQETKDFIKFYSSKWRSKSIFQVLLRYRAARYQDLVQFSQQVHLFNQAIAGTLEATNERVPLDKIDPGIKASTYLGQMKPPQVHKLPFDIYHDMPYFDTSYMNNPTGKKKSAGSMSTSVSDDEHEPWDAPLRRQTVPWPNSNVRTRDVEVQTTNSPHHVAQQDPSGSEGQSLINTPFSRDPNVPVRCPPEDSNRAKAGNVESQLPAIDHSPARSSNAHNPHSH, encoded by the exons CTCTGCGAAGGCGGATCCGTAATGGACTTGGTGAGAGGTCTCATCGCTTCGAACAAAAAGATGCGCGAGAAACACATAGCTTATATACTTAAGGAGGTAATCAAG GCGTTGATACATCTACACGAAAACAACGTCATTCACCGAGACGTTCGCGGCAGCAATGTACTTTTGACGAAGGAGGGCGAAGTCAGACTGATAGATTTCGGTCTTTCGAGGATGATAAAGGGCGAGCTTGGTAGGAGAAACAGTTGTATAGGCTCGCCGAATTGGATGGCGCCTGAAGTAGTGACCAGTAAGACTGGTGGCTCTGATAGCGGATACGGAAGTCGCGTGGACGTCTGGGCGATCGGCATAATGGCGATAGAATTAGCAGACGGCAGACCACCCTTTCAAGATATGCATCCTACTCGCGCACTCTTTCAAATCGTAAGAAATCCACCGCCGACCCTCTACAGACAGTCCAATTGGTCGCAAAATTTTAACGACTTTATTTCGGA ATGTCTAGAAAAAAATCCTGACAACAGACCGTTCATGGCCGAAATCATTGAACATCCTTTCCTAGCAGAATTACCGGAAAACGATTATTTG CTGACCCAAGAAATTAAAGCATTGGCTATGGACGTTTTGGAGAAGGGCAAAGCGGGTAGGCAGCCGGAAGCGATCGttcgaaaaaatttgttaaag ACTCATCAAACCAATCCGCCGGAAGCGATGTTCACCGAGGATCTTGCAGCCCTCGAAGTTTTGACGGAGGACGCGATCTTGGACGAGTTGCAGGAGAGACTACAGCAGGGCCACTTTCATACGTTCGTCGGGGACATTCTTCTCATACTAAATCCCAACGAGGATTACGATATTTACGGAGCTCAG GATCATACGAAGTATCAATGCAAATCACGTTCCGACAATGCACCTCACATTTACTCCATCGCAGATAGCGCTTATCAAGACGTCCTTCACAACGAGGAACCTCAACACATTTTGTTCGCCGGCGAGAGTAATTCGGGCAAAACGACCAACATGTTGCATGCCATCGAACATCTCATGTTCCTCGGAAAG AGCTTGCAAGACACCGGAGCTAGATTGATGAAAGCTTTGAAGGTGATTCATGTATTTAGCAACGCCGCGACACCTCTCAATCCAAACTCGACGAGATGCGTGCTACAGACACAAACGACGTACGGTTCCTCCGGGAAAGCATCCGGAGCGATATTTTGGCTCTATCAATTGGAAAAGTGGCGCGTTTCGACGCGCGACAA GAATCAAtcgaattttcatatattttattacttttacgaTGGCCTCGACGCGGCTGGAAAATTAAGACAATACAATCTTCCAAGCGGAAGGAGAATGCGATATCTTCGAATCGGCGAAAAGGGAAACGAACGAAAGCGATCGTTTAAAGTAAGAAACGATCCCGATGGAAACGTAACTAGATTCGGAGTTATGAAAGAGAATCTAAAAATCATGGAGATGGAGGAATACTTTGACACGATGTGGAAGATATTAGCGGCCATCTTGTTACTCGGAGAAATTAGATTCGTCGAAGATAGTAACGGTGAGGCCGAAATGGATAGCAATGAAACGGCAAACAAAG TCGCGGAATTGCTCGGTCTGGATCAAAAAAAGTTTTCTTGGGCTTTGATCAACTATTGCCTAATTAGAAAAGGAGCGGCCATTCGCAAAAAGCATACGTGCGAGGAGGCAAGAGAGGCAAGGGACGTCTTGGCGAATACGATTTATCAACGATTCGTCGATTGGCTCATTAACATGATGAACCTCAAATTCACGGTGACTCGTACTCTTTT CGGTGACAAGTACTCCATAAGCGTGCTCGATCTCTTTGGTTTCGAGTGTTTCGCGGTGAATCGCATCGAACAATTGTTCGTGAATACCACCAACGAACAGATGCAATGCCATTACAATCAACGAATATTCGCATGGGAAATG CAAGagcaagaagaagaggataTAAAGGTACAAAAATTCCATTTCTACGACAACAAGGACGCGATCGATCGGCTGATGGAAAAGGACAATGGATTGTTTCGCATTATAGACGACGCATCGAGACAACTCCAGGACgttcaatatattttcgaaaagataaaacaagaaatacaagggacacatataaaacaaataagcTCGCACGAATTTACCATAGCCCATTACACCGGGAAACTCGTTTACGACGCGAGCGAGATCTCCGAGAAAAATCGCGACTTTGTTCCGCCGGAGATGATCGAAACACTGAGACATTCCTCTTTCGATGTCGTCAAAGATATGTTCACGAACAAGCTAACGAAAGCTGGTAATCTTACGATAGTGGTGGATAAACAGAAAacagaggaggagaagaaaatgCCGAAAAGTAAATGGGGAGCTATCATACAAGAGAATATAAAACTTagg AAATACAACACTGCTTCGAAGGGACAATATTCGCAAACTCGCAAGATGAGAACCTGCGCGGCGACATTTCGATCCACCAGTCTCGAAATTTTGAAGAGCCTCCTGGTGGGCGGTGGAAACGGTGGTATACACTTCGTCAGATGCATTCGTGCCGATCTCGAGGGTATACCACAAGGTTTTTATCGCGACGTAGTCAGGCAACAAATCAGAGCATTGGCCGTATTAGACACCGCCAAGGCTAGACAACGAGGCTACCCATACAGAATAACCTTTCAGGAATTCCTTCGAAG ATACAAATTTTTGGCCTTTGACTTTGACGAGAACGTAGAGATAACTAAGGACAATTGTCGACTGCTTTTAGTAAGATTAAAAATGGAAGGATGGATCATCGGGAAAACTAAAGTATTTCTAAAGTATTACAACGAGGAATATTTATCGCGATTGTACGAGACCCAAGTGAAGAAAATCGTCAAGGTACAATGCATGATGAGAGCGTTCTTGGCGCGCAAGAACATTGCGAGCAAAGTCATCAACCTGAAGAAACAAGTTG TGAAGAAAGTGTCGATAAGGAAGAAGGAGCCGTCGATGGATATGACGCAAGAGGAAGCAGCGCTGATGATACAGAAAG CATACAGGGGCCACATAGTGAGGAAGGAAATGACTCCGTTGCTGAAGGGGGATATGGAACAGGAGACGAAGGACTTCATCAAATTCTACAGCAGCAAATGGAGGTCGAAGAGCATATTCCAAGTCCTCCTACGTTACCGTGCAGCCCGCTATCAAGACCTCGTGCAATTTTCGCAACAA GTACACCTGTTCAATCAAGCGATAGCGGGGACGCTGGAAGCGACGAATGAACGAGTACCCTTAGATAAAATCGACCCTGGCATTAAAGCATCCACATACTTAGGCCAGATGAAACCACCCCAAGTTCACAAGCTACCCTTCGACATTTATCACGATATGCCATACTTCGATACGAGTTATATGAACAATCCCacggggaaaaagaagagcgCAGG ATCCATGTCGACCTCGGTGTCTGACGACGAGCACGAGCCCTGGGACGCGCCATTAAGGAGACAAACGGTGCCTTGGCCCAACAGCAACGTTCGTACCAGAG ACGTCGAGGTTCAAACGACGAACTCGCCACATCACGTGGCGCAACAAGACCCGTCGGGCAGCGAGGGACAGAGTTTGATCAACACTCCGTTTTCCAGGGACCCGAATGTCCCGGTCCGATGTCCACCGGAAGATTCGAACCGGGCCAAAGCCGGCAATGTCGAATCCCAGCTACCCGCGATCGACCATAGTCCCGCACGATCTTCTAACGCTCATAATCCTCACTCA CATTGA